Genomic segment of Dromiciops gliroides isolate mDroGli1 chromosome 3, mDroGli1.pri, whole genome shotgun sequence:
CCAGCCCATTCCTGTACTCCACCCCCCAGTCCCAAATAGATTTCTCCATGGCTTGGAAAGATGTCCACCCACATAAACATGCCTGGTTTGAAAGTCCTAGCACCCTTTCCAGCCGCCTAGCCTGGGCCCAGCCCCTGCCCCAAGATGCCCAACACAAGGTTCCACACAAGACGCTCCTACCGGCTAAGCCCCTAAAGAAGAGACTTTCCAAGTATGTAATGAtctccccatcactggaagtgTTCAAAGAGAGATTCATAATAGGGCTTATTGAAGACACATTTAGCTCCAATATGCTGGGGGTGGTGAGTCCCTGAGGAAAGAGAAACCTAAGAAATGATCTCTCCATCACTGGAGGTATTCAAAGGCAGTTTGGACTCAAAGTGATCTCAAAGACCCTTTCCAATTTTGAGATTCTATGAGGCAAGTGGTATAGGGGATGTGTGTGATCTTGTGGTTCCAGGTTGCACTTAAAGCAAACGATGCCCTTCAAAGAGTCTAAGGAAGCAGCAGAGTTACCCCTTGTGCAGTTCACCCAGCAAGAGGACAAGTCCTTGCTGGCTGCAAGGAAGTCCAGTCCCAAGCCCATACCCCACTCCCTAGAACTCTATGAGTCCACCAAAATGTCCCACCTTTCCACCAAGTCCTCGATCTACCCACCTGACCCGATCAAGGCCCcagaccccaccccctcccccaagaccccagagcccttcccctcccccaagaccCCAGagcccacccccttccccaaggcCCCAGAGCCCACCCCCTCCACCAAGGCCCCagagccctccccctcccccaagacccCAGagcccacccccttccccaaggcCCCAGagcccacccccttccccaaggcTCCAGAGCCCACTCCCTCCACTAAGGCCCCAGAGCCCTCCCCCTCCACCAAGGCCCCAGACCCTACCCCCTTCCCCAAGGCCCCAGAGCCCTCCCCCTCCACCAAGGCCCCAGAGCCCTCCCCCTCCACCAAGGCCCCAGAGCCTACCCCCTTCCCCAAGGCCCCAGAGCCTACCCCCTTCCCCAAGGCCCCAGAGCCCTCCCCCTCCACCAAGGCCCCAGAGCCTACCCCCTTCCCCAAGGCCCCAGAGCCCTCCCCCTCCACCAAATCCTCACCCCAACAATCCAAGAAGTCTTCTTTCCACCTGTTCACCAAGGCTTCACCCCAACAGTCCAAGAAGTCTTCTTTCCAGCCAACTACCAAAGCTTCACCCCAACAATCCAAGAAGTCTTCTTTCCACCTGTTCACCAAGGCTTCACCCCAACAATCCAAGAAGTCTTCTTTCCACCTGTTCACCAAGGCTTCACCCCAACAATCCAAGAAGTCTTCTTTCCACCTGTTCACCAAGGCTTCACCCCAACAGTCCAAGAAGTCTTCTTTCCACCTGTTCACCAAGGCTTCACCCCAACAGTCCAAGAAGTCTTCTTTCCAGCCAACTAGCAAGGCTTCACCCCAACAGTCCAAGA
This window contains:
- the FAM71E2 gene encoding protein FAM71E2 — protein: MSESAAKAKEMRSRAVGDSVPFMTQLEAAACREAQKPDRKRCKRDPSGACGEEEGQSTVTIWTLFSIISSTLNRPKASKTPTPMTSSSGHSGFEPCVVPCQTSSSWLGSRRPTKKTFRSSDSSSPFLYSTPQSQIDFSMAWKDVHPHKHAWFESPSTLSSRLAWAQPLPQDAQHKVPHKTLLPAKPLKKRLSKLHLKQTMPFKESKEAAELPLVQFTQQEDKSLLAARKSSPKPIPHSLELYESTKMSHLSTKSSIYPPDPIKTPEPTPFPKAPEPTPSTKAPEPSPSPKTPEPTPFPKAPEPTPFPKAPEPTPSTKAPEPSPSTKAPDPTPFPKAPEPSPSTKAPEPSPSTKAPEPTPFPKAPEPTPFPKAPEPSPSTKAPEPTPFPKAPEPSPSTKSSPQQSKKSSFHLFTKASPQQSKKSSFQPTTKASPQQSKKSSFHLFTKASPQQSKKSSFHLFTKASPQQSKKSSFHLFTKASPQQSKKSSFHLFTKASPQQSKKSSFQPTSKASPQQSKKSSFQPTSKASPQQSKKSSFQPTSKASPQQSKKSSFQPTSKASPQQSKKSSFQPTSKASPQQSKKSSFQPTSKASPQQSKKSSFQPTSKASPQQSKKSSFQPTSKASPQQSKKSSFQPTSKASPQQSKKSSFQPTSKASPQQSKKSSFQPTSKASPQQSKKSSFQPTSKASPDQFTKDSKAHLIKASADKAAKAAKSSGSSSSEHSLTSTAVSLILYTPDSTSQSKDGLSSPSTNTSSDKSKKTLKAPPNKASPNH